The stretch of DNA CTTTGGGAAAAACAGCGAAGGGTACATCTTAAAGCATGGTGTCATGAAGGATAGTGCGACTTCCATCTTTAATGGGATTGGAAAAATCGAGCATGGCGCTTCTAAATCAAATGCCGAGCAAGAATCACGCGTATTAATGCTTAGCGAAAAAGCGCGCGGAGATGCCAACCCAATTCTTTTAATTGATGAAGATGATGTAACAGCAGGTCATGCTGCATCTGTCGGCCGAGTGGATAAAGTACAGCTTTACTACTTAATGAGCCGCGGAATTCAAAAGCAAGAAGCAGAGCGCCTTATCATTCATGGCTTCCTTGCACCAGTTGTTAACCAGCTTCCGATAGAAGGAGTAAAGAAACAACTGACTGAAGTGATCGAAAGGAAAGTACGCTAATGAATATCCAGGATATTCGCAAACAGTTTCCGATCCTAGATCAAGAGGTGAACGGCCAGCCGTTGGTGTATCTCGATAGTTCAGCTACATCACAGAAGCCGCTTCAAGTGATCGAGGCAGTTGATAAATATTACCGTGAAATCAATTCCAATGTCCACCGTGGTGTGCATACATTAGGAACAAGAGCTACTGATGCATACGAAGGGGCAAGAGAAAAGGTTCGCAAATTTATCAATGCAAAATCGATTCAGGAAGTTATTTTTACAAGAGGAACAACGACTTCTATTAATACAGTGGCAGCAAGCTATGCAGCCGCTAATCTTAAAGAAGGCGATGAAATCGTTATAACTTATATGGAGCACCACAGCAATATTATCCCATGGCAGCAAGTGGCCAGACGGACAGGTGCCCAGTTAAAATACATTCCTCTCCAAGAGGATGGAACCATCTCACTTGATGATGTACGTGCAACCATTACAGCGAACACAAAGGTTGTTTCTGTGATGCAAGTATCGAATGTACTTGGCGTTATTAATCCGGTGAAAGAGATTGCACAAATTGCACATGAAAATGGTGCGATTATGGTAGTAGATGGTGCGCAGAGTGCTCCGCATATGAAAATTGATGTTCAGGATTTGGATTGCGATTTCCTCGCATTCTCTGGACACAAAATGTGTGCTCCTACTGGTATCGGTGTTCTTTATGGAAAGAAACATTTACTAGAAAACATGGAGCCGATTGAATTTGGTGGTGAAATGATTGATTTCGTGCAATTGCAGGAATCAACGTGGAAAGAGCTTCCGTGGAAATTTGAAGGCGGTACGCCAATTATTGCGGGTGCGATTGGTCTTGGAGCTGCAATCGACTTTTTAACTGAAGTAGGCTTAGAGAATATTGCTGAGCACGAACATAAGCTTGCTGCTTATGCCTTAGATAAAATGTCTGCAGTTGAAGGTATGACGATTTATGGCCCGCTTGATGCGGCAAAGCGCGCAGGACTTATAACATTTAATTTAAACGATGTTCATCCACACGATGTAGCAACCGTATTAGATGCAGAAGGTATTGCTGTCCGTGCAGGACATCATTGTGCACAGCCGTTGATGAGGTGGCTTAAGGCTTCCGCAACTGCTCGTGCTAGCTTCTATTTATATAATACTGAAGAGGATATTGATAAACTCGTTGAAGGGCTTGTCAAAACAAAGGAGTATTTCAGCGATGTCTTCTAATAATTTAGATTCACTTTACCGTCAAGTCATTATGGACCATTATAAAAATCCTCGAAACCGTGGTGTGTTGGAGGATGGAAGCCATACGATTAATATGAATAACCCTACTTGTGGAGACCGCATTCAATTGAGCCTTAAGGTGGAAAATGGAATTGTGGTTGACGCGAAGCAAGAAGGGGAAGGCTGTTCGATTTCCATGTCATCGGCTTCGATGATGACTCAAGCAATTAAAGGGAAAAAAATCGATGAGGCTTTAAAAATGTCAAAAATCTTCTCTGATATGATGCAAGGGAAAGAGTATGATGAAGACCTTGATTTAGGTGATATTGAGGCCCTTCAAGGGGTTGCCAAGTTTCCAGCCCGCATTAAATGTGCCACGTTAGCGTGGAAGGCAATGGAAAAAGGATTGAAGGAAGAAGAAGAATAACAATAAACGATACTGGGCAG from Bacillus sp. SLBN-46 encodes:
- a CDS encoding cysteine desulfurase, producing the protein MNIQDIRKQFPILDQEVNGQPLVYLDSSATSQKPLQVIEAVDKYYREINSNVHRGVHTLGTRATDAYEGAREKVRKFINAKSIQEVIFTRGTTTSINTVAASYAAANLKEGDEIVITYMEHHSNIIPWQQVARRTGAQLKYIPLQEDGTISLDDVRATITANTKVVSVMQVSNVLGVINPVKEIAQIAHENGAIMVVDGAQSAPHMKIDVQDLDCDFLAFSGHKMCAPTGIGVLYGKKHLLENMEPIEFGGEMIDFVQLQESTWKELPWKFEGGTPIIAGAIGLGAAIDFLTEVGLENIAEHEHKLAAYALDKMSAVEGMTIYGPLDAAKRAGLITFNLNDVHPHDVATVLDAEGIAVRAGHHCAQPLMRWLKASATARASFYLYNTEEDIDKLVEGLVKTKEYFSDVF
- the sufU gene encoding Fe-S cluster assembly sulfur transfer protein SufU: MSSNNLDSLYRQVIMDHYKNPRNRGVLEDGSHTINMNNPTCGDRIQLSLKVENGIVVDAKQEGEGCSISMSSASMMTQAIKGKKIDEALKMSKIFSDMMQGKEYDEDLDLGDIEALQGVAKFPARIKCATLAWKAMEKGLKEEEE